A section of the Clostridium felsineum DSM 794 genome encodes:
- a CDS encoding aldo/keto reductase → MNLMKEKKFGFGCMRLPLLDKEDPASFDYDLINKLFDKYLENGFNYFDTAYTYHGYHGEEGVRKALVERHPRDSFKLATKLPLRDFKDSEDMEKIFNEQLNNCGVDYFDFYLLHNMGSNVYSKCEKYGAFDFAAKKKEEGKIKVVGMSFHDMPELLDEILSKYADKIDFVQLQINYVDWEQPNVQSRRCLEIANKYDKPVTVMEPCKGGTLINVPEEAEKLMKEYNPKASNASWALRFAASQKGVFRVLSGMNTMDQVNDNTSFMEDFKPLNEEEMAIIEKVTKIINDNTAIACTACEYCTHGCPKNIAIPKYFALYNSIMRTTGSFSSQMVYYNNIAIKNGKASECIDCKQCEKACPQHLPITTYLKDVTEKFEKNSIIPTRK, encoded by the coding sequence ATGAATTTAATGAAAGAAAAGAAATTTGGTTTTGGATGTATGAGGTTACCATTACTAGATAAAGAGGATCCTGCATCTTTTGATTATGACCTAATTAATAAATTATTTGATAAGTACTTAGAAAATGGATTTAATTATTTTGATACTGCATACACATATCATGGATATCACGGTGAAGAAGGAGTACGCAAAGCATTAGTAGAGCGTCATCCTAGAGATTCTTTTAAGCTAGCAACAAAACTACCCTTACGTGATTTTAAAGATAGTGAGGATATGGAGAAGATATTTAATGAGCAGCTGAATAACTGTGGAGTTGATTATTTTGATTTTTATTTACTTCATAACATGGGTTCAAATGTTTACTCCAAATGTGAGAAGTATGGAGCGTTTGATTTTGCAGCTAAAAAGAAGGAAGAAGGAAAAATAAAAGTAGTAGGAATGTCTTTTCATGATATGCCAGAACTATTGGATGAAATTTTATCAAAATATGCTGATAAAATAGATTTTGTTCAATTACAAATTAACTATGTAGATTGGGAGCAGCCCAATGTTCAATCGCGTCGTTGTCTAGAAATTGCAAATAAATACGATAAACCAGTAACTGTTATGGAACCTTGTAAAGGTGGAACCCTTATAAATGTACCAGAGGAAGCTGAAAAATTAATGAAGGAATATAACCCAAAGGCTTCTAATGCAAGTTGGGCACTTAGATTTGCAGCTAGTCAAAAAGGAGTATTCCGTGTACTAAGTGGAATGAACACTATGGATCAAGTAAATGATAATACTTCTTTTATGGAAGATTTTAAACCTTTAAACGAAGAAGAAATGGCTATTATTGAGAAGGTTACTAAAATAATTAATGATAACACAGCTATTGCATGTACTGCTTGTGAATATTGTACACATGGATGTCCTAAGAATATAGCTATCCCAAAATATTTTGCACTTTATAACAGTATTATGCGTACCACAGGTAGTTTTTCAAGTCAAATGGTATATTACAATAATATAGCTATTAAAAATGGAAAAGCTAGTGAATGTATAGATTGTAAACAATGTGAAAAAGCTTGTCCTCAACATTTACCAATAACTACTTATTTAAAAGATGTTACAGAAAAGTTTGAAAAAAATAGTATTATACCTACAAGAAAATAG
- a CDS encoding ATP-dependent helicase: protein MDYKKELEKLNEYQRKAVLDESNACIVNASVGSGKTTVLISKIIYLHYEKNVSYKDMVVLTFTNKAADEIKERLINLDTSIDINELNLFGTFHSVALYLLKNVLPKEELGYTKDFFVIEPDEELDIAMEIIQENKLKIKYKNRLKKRLEKSVQIHEEEKKVSKYDDDIFSLVEFLKKEKVLQNKMSFTDIINNANLLLDNNKIKPKWIIIDEVQDSDKLQLHFIDKLKTLDTKLFAVGDPNQVIYSWRGSDLKVFDILKNKYEAKEVSLPINYRSSNTILEVARCFLRDRDSLKGIRNTESKILVKNHYDAFNEACYLADKIRRMHKEGAAYKDIAIFYRLQNQSKVLEDVFLKNEVPYEVSLKKNIRDIPVLNWLIKVLRFSVNPNDISSAVYVISNKDYGAGIREKTARKIIKEKNIDKSELLKKMNEFLSESSKIIKTEDFYAYFEFDKYIRPTSATYKEDKEYIYNLFDIIMKYINEKNVDFLDGLKEFINSSALYGLNILKEDINSNADSVKLMTLHASKGLEFSSVFIIGVNYGLIPLNTGCMEEEEEEERLFFVGVTRAKDYLELSYYTNPDYYRAREGKSLYLHMIPPELIENDVNESTKVNLQELKKQIQKEKNELKKEEVVEVIEEVVKKVRHKKYGIGKVIKEDEMMLQVEFENYGVKEFIKGFSELEFI, encoded by the coding sequence ATGGATTATAAAAAAGAATTAGAAAAATTAAATGAATATCAAAGAAAAGCTGTATTAGATGAGAGCAATGCCTGCATAGTAAATGCTAGTGTTGGAAGCGGAAAAACTACAGTATTGATTTCAAAGATTATATATCTTCATTATGAAAAAAATGTTAGCTACAAAGATATGGTTGTACTTACTTTTACTAATAAAGCAGCAGATGAAATTAAAGAAAGATTGATTAATTTAGATACAAGTATTGATATTAATGAACTCAATTTATTTGGTACCTTTCATAGTGTAGCTTTATATTTACTTAAGAATGTATTACCTAAAGAAGAACTAGGATATACAAAAGATTTTTTTGTAATTGAGCCTGATGAAGAATTAGATATTGCCATGGAAATAATACAAGAGAATAAGCTTAAAATTAAATATAAGAACAGATTAAAAAAGCGATTAGAAAAATCAGTGCAAATTCATGAGGAAGAAAAAAAGGTTTCAAAGTATGATGATGATATATTTAGTTTAGTAGAATTTTTAAAAAAAGAAAAAGTGCTTCAAAATAAGATGTCCTTTACGGATATAATTAATAATGCAAATTTACTTTTAGATAATAATAAAATTAAGCCTAAATGGATTATTATTGATGAGGTTCAAGATAGCGATAAGCTTCAGCTCCACTTTATTGATAAATTAAAAACTTTAGATACAAAATTATTTGCAGTAGGAGATCCTAATCAAGTTATTTATAGTTGGCGTGGAAGCGATTTAAAGGTGTTTGATATTTTGAAAAATAAATATGAAGCAAAGGAAGTGTCTCTTCCTATTAATTATCGTTCTAGCAATACTATTTTGGAAGTAGCAAGGTGCTTTTTAAGAGATAGAGATAGCTTAAAGGGAATAAGAAATACAGAAAGTAAGATTTTAGTGAAAAATCATTATGATGCATTTAATGAAGCTTGCTATTTGGCTGATAAGATTAGAAGGATGCATAAAGAGGGCGCAGCTTATAAGGATATTGCAATTTTTTATAGACTTCAGAATCAATCTAAGGTTTTAGAAGACGTATTTTTAAAAAATGAAGTTCCATATGAGGTTTCACTTAAGAAAAATATACGTGATATTCCGGTATTGAATTGGTTAATTAAGGTTCTAAGATTTTCTGTGAATCCTAATGATATATCTTCTGCTGTATATGTTATTAGCAATAAGGATTATGGAGCTGGAATAAGAGAAAAAACTGCAAGAAAGATAATTAAAGAAAAAAACATAGATAAATCTGAACTTCTAAAAAAGATGAACGAGTTTCTAAGTGAAAGCTCTAAAATCATTAAAACAGAAGATTTTTATGCATATTTTGAGTTTGATAAATACATAAGACCAACTTCGGCCACCTACAAAGAGGACAAAGAATATATTTATAATTTATTTGATATTATTATGAAATATATTAATGAGAAAAATGTAGATTTTTTAGATGGGTTAAAAGAGTTTATAAATTCTTCGGCACTTTATGGCTTGAATATTTTAAAAGAGGACATAAATAGCAATGCTGATTCGGTTAAGTTAATGACGCTGCATGCATCTAAAGGATTAGAATTTTCCTCTGTTTTTATTATAGGTGTTAATTATGGATTAATTCCTCTTAATACAGGGTGTATGGAGGAAGAAGAAGAAGAGGAAAGATTGTTTTTTGTTGGAGTTACTAGAGCAAAAGATTATTTGGAGCTTTCTTACTATACAAATCCAGATTATTATAGGGCAAGGGAAGGGAAAAGCCTTTACCTTCATATGATTCCACCTGAGTTAATTGAAAATGATGTAAATGAAAGTACTAAGGTTAATTTACAGGAACTAAAAAAACAGATTCAAAAGGAAAAAAATGAACTAAAAAAAGAAGAAGTAGTTGAAGTTATAGAGGAAGTTGTAAAAAAAGTTAGACATAAGAAGTATGGAATAGGAAAGGTTATTAAAGAGGATGAAATGATGCTTCAGGTCGAATTTGAGAATTATGGAGTAAAAGAATTTATAAAAGGATTTAGTGAACTTGAATTTATATAA
- a CDS encoding DEAD/DEAH box helicase translates to MNISDLIIYKKEIPKREAIYVDFPRNLSEELVKYLSEKGIEKLYCHQAEMFEKAEESKNIVITTSTASGKTLSFLLPVIQEILSNPLARAIFIYPTKALASDQYRAILPYLEYFGENRISAGVYDGDTPTNERSRIRKSANIILTNPEMVNSAFLPNHSKFGFDFILSNLKYVVIDELHTYRGAFGSHLANVFRRLKRVCKYYKSSPQYLCSSATIANPTELAEEICGEKFIEIGKDGSPSSKRKYVLLQPPKLVGADKRYYGQVQSTSIAADLIPNLVEMGNTFIAFTKSRRNVEVVLKEARDKLETESFFGEALTDKISGYRGGYTPLERKEIENKMIKGALSGLVSTNALELGIDIGKIDTTIIVGYPGTRASFWQQTGRAGRSGTECTNYLILDNLPFDQYIGVNPNWLFKGGSENAVIDKNNLLIELSHIRAAAAEIPLTLDDISLFPDLGETIPVLIRAKELTSENGKFIWCGNSFPARDFSLRNIDKARYKLINKENNKEITEMDEMQAFREIHTGAIYMHDGVQYQVIKLDTESKTAFAIPFSGNYYTMPGDNTNIRIIQGSKDIDYKRTKITFGDVNVDQIVYMYKKLQFHNHQNLGFEQLEKPLSKDFETESTWLRIPSNVVKVYRRMLQESENGKFIRNNHFEGLCFAIKNATMMATMTENEDIGVTMSNNSVEISGSFEDDVYMFVYDKYVGGLGYSEKVFDLTNIIIDNAISMVSGCKCKDGCAACIGDYKLDKAMVLWGLENFLKEVEVPKNIKLVEYAPRTFIKKSFSFNELQNKWKEFCDYIKENGDAFGAFLTTIPRVEIEGNVITLILNSPFYRGWVMEENNRKSIINIIQFHTDAPLRIEIRTEIENSEDSREDIKNKLNRRYKNLME, encoded by the coding sequence ATGAATATAAGTGATTTGATTATATATAAAAAAGAGATACCTAAAAGAGAAGCAATTTATGTAGATTTTCCAAGAAATTTATCAGAAGAATTAGTTAAGTATCTTTCAGAAAAGGGAATTGAAAAATTGTATTGTCATCAAGCTGAAATGTTTGAAAAAGCAGAGGAGAGCAAAAACATAGTTATAACCACATCTACAGCCAGTGGAAAGACTCTTAGCTTTTTACTTCCAGTAATACAAGAAATTTTATCAAATCCACTAGCTAGAGCAATTTTTATATATCCTACAAAAGCACTTGCTAGTGATCAGTATCGTGCTATATTACCTTATTTAGAGTACTTTGGTGAGAATAGAATTTCAGCGGGAGTATATGATGGGGATACTCCTACAAATGAAAGAAGTAGAATTAGAAAAAGTGCTAATATTATTTTAACAAATCCTGAAATGGTAAACAGCGCATTTTTACCCAATCACAGCAAATTTGGTTTTGATTTTATATTATCTAATTTAAAATATGTTGTAATAGATGAACTTCATACATATAGAGGTGCCTTTGGTTCACATCTTGCAAATGTTTTTCGAAGACTAAAAAGAGTGTGTAAATACTATAAATCATCTCCACAATATTTATGCAGTTCAGCAACAATAGCAAATCCAACTGAGCTAGCAGAAGAAATTTGTGGAGAAAAGTTCATTGAAATTGGCAAGGATGGTTCACCTTCTTCAAAAAGAAAATATGTGCTTCTGCAACCTCCCAAACTTGTGGGAGCAGATAAGAGATACTATGGTCAAGTGCAGTCAACGTCTATAGCTGCTGATTTAATACCTAATTTGGTAGAGATGGGAAATACCTTTATTGCCTTTACTAAGTCCAGAAGAAACGTGGAGGTAGTATTAAAAGAAGCAAGGGATAAATTAGAAACAGAAAGTTTTTTTGGAGAAGCTTTGACAGATAAAATATCAGGTTATAGGGGAGGGTATACACCACTAGAGCGTAAAGAAATTGAAAATAAGATGATAAAAGGTGCTTTAAGTGGTCTTGTTTCTACAAATGCTTTAGAGCTTGGTATAGATATAGGGAAAATTGATACGACAATAATAGTAGGATACCCAGGAACAAGGGCATCCTTTTGGCAGCAAACAGGGAGGGCAGGTAGAAGTGGCACGGAATGTACTAATTATCTCATTCTTGATAATCTCCCTTTTGACCAGTACATTGGAGTTAATCCAAATTGGCTTTTTAAAGGTGGTAGTGAGAATGCAGTAATTGATAAGAATAATCTTTTGATTGAACTATCACATATACGTGCAGCAGCTGCTGAAATACCATTAACACTAGATGATATTTCACTTTTCCCTGATTTAGGAGAAACAATTCCTGTTTTAATAAGGGCAAAGGAATTAACAAGTGAAAATGGTAAGTTTATATGGTGTGGAAATTCTTTTCCGGCAAGAGATTTTAGTTTGAGAAATATTGATAAAGCAAGGTATAAGCTTATAAATAAGGAAAATAATAAAGAAATTACAGAAATGGATGAAATGCAAGCCTTTAGAGAAATTCATACTGGAGCAATTTATATGCATGATGGCGTTCAATATCAGGTTATAAAACTTGACACAGAAAGTAAAACGGCATTTGCTATTCCTTTTAGTGGGAACTATTATACTATGCCGGGAGATAATACTAATATAAGAATTATTCAAGGCAGTAAGGATATAGATTATAAAAGGACTAAGATTACTTTTGGTGATGTAAATGTGGATCAAATAGTCTATATGTATAAAAAACTACAATTTCATAATCATCAAAATTTAGGTTTTGAGCAGCTTGAAAAACCATTATCAAAGGATTTTGAAACTGAAAGTACATGGCTTAGGATTCCAAGTAATGTTGTAAAAGTATACAGGAGAATGCTTCAAGAAAGTGAAAATGGTAAATTTATAAGAAACAATCATTTTGAAGGTCTATGCTTTGCAATTAAGAATGCTACTATGATGGCAACAATGACCGAAAATGAAGATATAGGTGTTACCATGTCTAATAATTCAGTAGAAATATCTGGCAGCTTTGAAGATGACGTCTATATGTTTGTTTATGATAAATATGTAGGTGGGCTCGGATACTCAGAAAAGGTATTTGATTTAACTAATATAATTATAGATAACGCAATAAGTATGGTTAGTGGCTGCAAGTGTAAGGATGGCTGTGCAGCTTGCATTGGAGATTATAAGTTAGATAAAGCTATGGTTTTATGGGGACTTGAAAATTTTCTTAAGGAAGTAGAAGTACCAAAGAATATAAAATTAGTAGAATATGCACCAAGAACTTTTATAAAAAAATCCTTTAGCTTTAATGAGCTCCAAAATAAATGGAAGGAATTTTGTGATTATATAAAAGAAAATGGTGATGCCTTTGGAGCGTTTTTGACTACAATTCCTAGAGTAGAAATAGAAGGTAATGTTATAACTTTAATTTTAAATAGTCCCTTTTATAGAGGGTGGGTTATGGAGGAGAATAATAGAAAAAGTATAATAAATATAATTCAATTTCATACAGATGCACCACTTAGAATAGAAATAAGAACTGAAATAGAAAATTCAGAGGATAGTAGAGAAGATATTAAAAACAAATTAAATAGAAGATATAAAAATCTTATGGAATAG
- a CDS encoding Crp/Fnr family transcriptional regulator, whose translation MYNNEVYFPQYRANFENNSLINWKNIIKNLDSKTYTKKSIIVNQGENVKYLYFIIEGLVEYTYINEDGVEELVEILGAENFFGLQSIFGKNPSVGSFIALQDSKIISISISELKKYINHDKNLANELLEELSKITNGLTRQIFEQRLNAEERVEETICSLAEYYKKHQKFKDNKIFIPFSQSDLARLSRTTRVTVTKVLSKLRKSNLLDTVYSGIIIYKFDEIKKL comes from the coding sequence TTGTATAATAATGAAGTTTACTTTCCTCAATACAGAGCAAATTTTGAAAACAACTCATTAATTAACTGGAAAAATATAATTAAAAATTTAGATAGCAAAACATATACTAAGAAATCTATTATTGTTAACCAAGGAGAGAATGTTAAGTATTTATACTTTATCATTGAAGGTTTAGTGGAATACACCTACATTAATGAAGATGGTGTAGAAGAGCTAGTTGAAATTTTAGGTGCAGAAAATTTTTTTGGACTTCAATCAATATTTGGTAAAAATCCTTCAGTTGGTTCTTTTATAGCACTACAGGACTCAAAAATAATCTCTATAAGTATTTCAGAATTAAAAAAGTACATTAATCATGATAAAAATTTAGCTAATGAACTTTTGGAAGAATTATCCAAAATAACAAACGGATTAACAAGACAAATTTTTGAACAACGGCTTAATGCCGAAGAAAGAGTAGAAGAAACTATTTGCTCTTTAGCTGAATATTATAAAAAACATCAGAAGTTTAAGGATAATAAAATATTTATCCCCTTCTCTCAAAGTGATCTTGCAAGATTATCAAGAACCACTCGCGTAACTGTCACAAAAGTTCTGAGTAAATTAAGAAAATCAAATTTACTAGATACTGTATATTCGGGTATTATAATTTACAAATTTGATGAAATAAAAAAGTTATAA
- a CDS encoding amidohydrolase family protein, with amino-acid sequence MKGKIGLEEHFAIPETLECSERYFEKDVWPIFSGKILDLMKNRIDEMDKNGMDMMILSLNSPAVQAIYNKKQAIEVAMKANDTMAEAIQKNLTRFRGLAALPMQDPDAAIKEMHRAVKDLGCVGVLVNGYSQIDTEDNYKYLDDPMYLPFWEELEKLNVPFYMHPREPMPCNMGMYEGHPWLEGAAWAFGVETATHTLRLMCSGIFDKYPKLKLILGHLGETLPFCIWRTQNRINKTGRGIPAKKTLPEYMSKNVWCTTSGQFRTPALWNTIMEFGSDHILFATDFPFEEVSDACTWFDACSISETDRLKIGRQNTIDLFNLNIK; translated from the coding sequence ATGAAAGGAAAAATAGGATTAGAGGAGCATTTTGCAATTCCAGAAACTTTAGAGTGTTCAGAAAGGTATTTTGAGAAGGATGTTTGGCCAATATTCTCAGGAAAAATTCTTGATTTAATGAAAAATCGTATTGACGAAATGGATAAAAACGGAATGGACATGATGATTCTTTCATTGAATTCACCAGCAGTTCAAGCAATCTACAATAAAAAACAAGCAATCGAAGTTGCAATGAAAGCAAATGATACAATGGCAGAAGCAATTCAGAAAAATCTAACACGTTTTAGAGGACTTGCTGCACTTCCAATGCAAGACCCTGATGCTGCAATTAAAGAAATGCACAGAGCTGTAAAAGATTTAGGCTGTGTAGGCGTTCTAGTTAATGGATACTCACAAATTGATACTGAAGATAATTATAAATATTTAGATGATCCAATGTATCTACCATTTTGGGAAGAACTAGAAAAATTAAACGTGCCATTTTATATGCATCCACGTGAACCAATGCCATGCAATATGGGTATGTACGAAGGTCATCCATGGCTTGAAGGTGCCGCATGGGCTTTTGGAGTTGAAACTGCTACTCATACATTACGTTTAATGTGCAGTGGAATTTTTGATAAATATCCAAAATTAAAATTAATATTAGGTCATTTAGGAGAAACCTTACCTTTCTGTATTTGGAGAACACAAAATAGAATAAACAAAACAGGTAGAGGAATTCCAGCAAAAAAAACATTACCAGAATACATGAGTAAAAATGTTTGGTGTACAACTAGTGGTCAATTTAGAACACCTGCATTATGGAATACTATAATGGAATTTGGTTCAGATCACATATTATTTGCTACTGATTTTCCTTTTGAAGAAGTTAGCGATGCTTGCACATGGTTTGATGCTTGTTCTATAAGTGAAACTGACAGGCTTAAAATTGGACGTCAAAATACTATTGATTTATTTAACTTAAATATAAAATAG
- a CDS encoding hemerythrin domain-containing protein — MDGISLMMDEHKNIKRMLKVIRKACFGIVNGKEIDYNDFEMIIDFVRNYADKHHHGKEEQFLFNRMVDEIGGAAEKLVKYGMLVEHDFGRLHMRELEEALNKLKAGDEEAKIDVIANAVGYANLLNRHIEREDTVAYSFARRALSEETLNKINNECTKFEEETSRAKIQEKYIGILETLEKKYQ, encoded by the coding sequence GTGGATGGAATCTCTTTAATGATGGATGAACATAAAAATATAAAAAGAATGCTTAAGGTTATAAGAAAAGCTTGCTTTGGTATCGTAAATGGAAAAGAAATTGATTATAATGACTTTGAAATGATTATTGATTTTGTAAGGAATTATGCAGATAAACATCATCATGGAAAAGAAGAACAGTTTTTGTTTAATAGAATGGTAGATGAAATAGGTGGGGCAGCTGAAAAGCTAGTTAAGTATGGTATGCTTGTAGAGCACGACTTTGGAAGACTTCACATGAGAGAACTTGAAGAGGCACTTAATAAGCTTAAAGCTGGTGATGAAGAAGCAAAAATTGATGTTATAGCCAATGCTGTAGGATATGCAAATTTATTGAATAGACATATAGAGAGAGAAGATACTGTTGCATATTCATTTGCAAGAAGAGCACTTAGCGAAGAAACCTTAAATAAAATAAATAATGAATGCACTAAATTTGAAGAAGAAACTAGTAGAGCTAAGATTCAAGAGAAGTATATTGGAATCTTAGAGACACTTGAGAAGAAATATCAATAA
- a CDS encoding DUF1858 domain-containing protein, translating to MKIFKEMTIGEVVRNYPDCVDILFDFGLGCVGCPSAQAETIEEAAGVHGIEVNELLEALNKEAK from the coding sequence ATGAAAATATTTAAAGAAATGACTATTGGCGAAGTGGTTAGAAATTATCCAGATTGTGTAGATATATTATTTGATTTTGGTTTAGGTTGTGTAGGATGTCCATCAGCGCAGGCTGAAACAATAGAAGAAGCTGCAGGAGTACATGGTATAGAGGTTAATGAACTTTTAGAGGCATTAAATAAGGAGGCTAAATAG
- a CDS encoding Tim44 domain-containing protein: MGRINKFIKKMLLIVIMFFVVSGNCVVQARAGGGGGSSGGSGGSGGASHAGAGGAGHYRGRSNPVFDILYLVSFVLIGSGGAIVIKIKRGKKELQSISAIRDLAIDDDNWKYEEIKEDVEDAFYNIQKAWMERNQDLAKEYMSEDLYNRHKTKTEWMSVRHEKNILKNVQLISSEPMGLEDYEGTDKDSLWMLIRAKAVDYTINEDTNKVIQGQAHTSTKFEEYWKFIRVGTRWVADDIRQIDQIDDLSFFKIDVHNKKEN, translated from the coding sequence GTGGGTAGGATTAATAAATTTATAAAAAAAATGTTACTTATAGTTATTATGTTTTTTGTTGTAAGCGGAAATTGTGTTGTGCAGGCTAGAGCAGGTGGTGGTGGTGGTTCATCAGGAGGTTCGGGAGGCTCAGGTGGAGCCAGCCACGCGGGTGCAGGAGGGGCAGGACATTATAGGGGAAGAAGTAATCCTGTTTTTGATATTTTATATTTAGTATCCTTTGTTTTAATAGGTTCAGGGGGAGCTATTGTAATTAAAATTAAAAGAGGAAAAAAAGAGCTTCAAAGTATTTCGGCTATAAGAGACTTAGCTATAGATGATGACAATTGGAAGTATGAAGAAATAAAAGAAGATGTAGAAGATGCTTTTTATAATATTCAAAAGGCATGGATGGAGAGAAATCAGGATTTAGCAAAAGAATATATGAGTGAGGATTTGTATAATAGGCATAAAACAAAAACTGAATGGATGAGTGTTAGACATGAAAAAAATATTTTGAAAAATGTACAGCTAATTAGCTCTGAACCTATGGGACTTGAAGATTATGAGGGGACAGATAAGGACAGTCTATGGATGCTTATAAGAGCTAAAGCAGTGGATTATACAATTAATGAAGATACCAATAAAGTAATACAAGGACAAGCACATACGAGCACCAAGTTTGAAGAATATTGGAAATTTATAAGAGTTGGAACAAGATGGGTTGCAGATGATATAAGGCAAATAGACCAAATTGATGATTTAAGCTTTTTTAAAATTGATGTACATAATAAAAAGGAAAATTAG
- a CDS encoding Tim44 domain-containing protein: MNKINKFIKKSFIIISIIFMISGNCVVQARAGGGGSSGGSGSSGGSSGSSYSSSSADSIHNNSADTGNQRGNFSILDIWYLIPVVLIGSAGAIVIKIKRRQKKLESISAIRNLSIDDDNWKYEEIKEDVEQAFYNIQKAWVEKDQDLAKEYMSKALYNSHKMKTEWMSVRHEKNILKNVQLLKAEPMGLEDYEGTDNDILWMLIKAKAIDYTINEDTNKVIQGQAHISTKFEEYWKFIRVGTRWVADEIRQTNEISDLDFFRIDVHNKKED, from the coding sequence ATGAATAAAATCAATAAGTTTATAAAAAAATCATTTATTATAATATCTATAATTTTTATGATAAGTGGAAATTGTGTTGTGCAAGCTAGGGCAGGAGGTGGAGGTTCATCAGGAGGTTCTGGAAGTTCAGGGGGTTCAAGTGGATCTAGTTATAGCAGTTCATCAGCTGATTCTATTCATAATAATTCAGCAGATACAGGTAATCAAAGAGGAAACTTTTCTATTTTAGATATTTGGTATTTAATACCCGTTGTTTTAATAGGTTCGGCAGGAGCAATTGTAATTAAAATTAAACGAAGACAAAAAAAGCTTGAAAGCATTTCGGCTATAAGAAATTTATCCATAGACGATGACAATTGGAAGTATGAAGAAATAAAAGAAGACGTAGAACAAGCCTTTTATAATATTCAAAAGGCGTGGGTAGAAAAAGATCAGGATTTAGCTAAAGAATATATGAGTAAGGCTTTATATAATAGTCATAAAATGAAAACTGAATGGATGAGTGTTAGACATGAAAAAAATATTTTGAAAAATGTACAACTACTTAAAGCTGAACCTATGGGGCTTGAAGATTATGAGGGCACAGATAATGATATTTTATGGATGCTTATAAAAGCTAAAGCAATAGATTATACAATTAATGAAGATACTAATAAAGTAATACAAGGACAAGCACATATAAGCACTAAATTCGAAGAATATTGGAAATTTATAAGAGTGGGAACAAGATGGGTTGCAGACGAGATAAGGCAGACAAATGAAATTAGTGATTTGGACTTTTTTAGAATTGATGTACATAACAAAAAGGAAGATTAG